Proteins encoded by one window of Porphyrobacter sp. YT40:
- a CDS encoding acyl carrier protein: MTTVPNIDSAAEEAALDRELKALIADVLGLDPEQAAAFGPDSGLFGHLPELDSMAVAGLLTEMEDRLGIIIDDDDVDGEMLETYGGLLAFARAKLGRA; the protein is encoded by the coding sequence ATGACCACCGTACCGAACATCGACAGCGCAGCCGAAGAGGCCGCGCTCGATCGCGAACTGAAGGCCTTGATTGCCGATGTGCTGGGGCTCGATCCCGAGCAGGCGGCGGCGTTCGGGCCGGATTCGGGGCTGTTCGGCCACCTGCCCGAACTGGATTCGATGGCGGTCGCGGGCTTGCTCACCGAGATGGAAGACCGCCTCGGCATCATCATAGATGATGACGATGTCGACGGCGAAATGCTTGAAACCTATGGCGGTCTGCTGGCCTTCGCGCGCGCGAAGCTCGGCCGGGCCTAG